Proteins encoded by one window of Salvia splendens isolate huo1 chromosome 5, SspV2, whole genome shotgun sequence:
- the LOC121802494 gene encoding uncharacterized protein LOC121802494 — MYEEDSSGVKTIRLSLESDHQEGDEEMSSPLGLTLSKTPSFLNLLEMSLSKARKSDDLGSLEKLKASNFAALYIRIGSWQRMTRHEGDLTAKMYYAKRKLVWEVLDGALKSKIEIQWSHISAMRAITPHNLPATLEIELNQPPLFYREVNPQPRKHTLWQQASDFTGGQAPVWRRHYVSFPPGLLDRHYEKLLQCDPRLRALSEKPFPSHESPYFDPTMFAISQLSLGFNNYEWSSHEHQNVRGTSSNYEGLPHYNPQPQWTMPPHQHYSNINDDALLMEQQHFTTIYSHPPYFLPG; from the exons ATGTATGAAGAAGATTCCAGTGGTGTTAAGACAATAAGACTCTCTCTGGAGTCTGATCACCAG gaAGGAGATGAAGAGATGTCAAGCCCTCTTGGATTGACACTAAGCAAAACACCATCTTTCCTGAATCTGCTCGAGATGAGTTTGTCCAAAGCCCGAAAATCGGATGATTTGGGATCTCTTGAGAAGTTAAAAGCTTCCAATTTCGCCGCACTTTACATCAGGATTGGATCATGGCAG AGGATGACTAGGCATGAAGGAGATCTCACAGCCAAGATGTATTACGCGAAACGCAAACTGGTGTGGGAGGTGCTGGATGGAGCTCTCAAGAGCAAGATCGAAATCCAGTGGTCGCATATCTCTGCTATGAGGGCAATCACACCCCACAACCTCCCCGCCACTCTTGAAATAGag CTGAACCAACCGCCATTGTTCTACCGCGAGGTCAATCCCCAGCCCCGAAAGCATACCCTTTGGCAGCAGGCCTCTGATTTCACCGGAGGTCAAGCTCCCGTTTGGAG GAGGCACTATGTGAGTTTCCCACCCGGGCTATTGGACAGGCACTACGAGAAGCTATTGCAATGCGATCCACGTCTCCGTGCACTGAGCGAGAAGCCATTCCCGAGCCACGAGTCCCCTTATTTCGACCCAACCATGTTTGCCATTTCACAGCTCTCTCTCGGTTTCAACAACTATGAATGGAGTAGCCATGAGCATCAAAATGTTAGGGGTACTTCCTCCAACTATGAGGGCTTGCCTCACTATAATCCACAGCCGCAGTGGACGATGCCTCCTCATCAACACTACTCTAACATAAACGATGATGCTCTACTAATGGAGCAACAACACTTCACTACTATATACTCACACCCTCCCTACTTCCTTCCCGGTTAA